A stretch of the Mercenaria mercenaria strain notata unplaced genomic scaffold, MADL_Memer_1 contig_5046, whole genome shotgun sequence genome encodes the following:
- the LOC128554451 gene encoding protein FAM133-like translates to MSQNWNRWGKKSSSISLIEELDSDGEDADTVKMKNELESLEREEARLKMLREKEELRQKLKKKRAEVNALKGKSELFIDKQTSVKSEIVSEVMASKLNVNDLRQSKKLRKAARIEVQKLGIFSSTESDTSSDSTSDSDSTSTTLDSDDDKDNEQDHDNNVSKSKKKKRKNKHKKSSRLSGIAMKSSDRVKNKQRYPHAQLRYEFVSCHVSF, encoded by the coding sequence ATGTCGCAAAACTGGAACAGGTGGGGAAAAAAGTCTTCTTCTATTTCTTTGATAGAGGAATTAGATAGTGACGGAGAAGATGCAGATACGGTGAAGATGAAAAACGAGCTTGAGAGTCTGGAAAGAGAAGAAGCCAGACTCAAAATGTTACGAGAGAAAGAGGAGCTTCGCCAGAAACTAAAGAAAAAGAGAGCAGAGGTCAACGCCCTAAAAGGTAAAAGTGAACTTTTTATCGATAAACAAACTTCAGTAAAATCAGAAATCGTATCAGAAGTTATGGCATCAAAATTGAATGTAAACGATTTGAGACAGTCCAAAAAATTAAGAAAAGCGGCAAGAATAGAAGTACAGAAGTTGGGAATTTTTAGTTCCACTGAGTCTGACACAAGTTCGGATAGCACCAGTGATTCGGACAGTACATCTACAACTTTAGATTCAGACGACGATAAAGATAATGAGCAAGATCATGATAATAACGTTTCgaaatctaaaaagaaaaaacgtAAAAATAAACATAAGAAATCAAGTAGACTGTCTGGTATTGCTATGAAATCTTCAGACAGGGTTAAAAACAAACAACGTTACCCACATGCTCAGTTACGCTATGAATTTGTCAGTTGTCatgtatctttttaa